The following coding sequences lie in one Arabidopsis thaliana chromosome 3, partial sequence genomic window:
- a CDS encoding Peptidase S41 family protein (Peptidase S41 family protein; FUNCTIONS IN: serine-type peptidase activity; INVOLVED IN: proteolysis, intracellular signaling pathway; LOCATED IN: chloroplast thylakoid lumen, membrane; EXPRESSED IN: 22 plant structures; EXPRESSED DURING: 13 growth stages; CONTAINS InterPro DOMAIN/s: Peptidase S41 (InterPro:IPR005151), PDZ/DHR/GLGF (InterPro:IPR001478), Peptidase S41A, C-terminal peptidase (InterPro:IPR004447); BEST Arabidopsis thaliana protein match is: Peptidase S41 family protein (TAIR:AT4G17740.2); Has 8999 Blast hits to 8993 proteins in 1973 species: Archae - 1; Bacteria - 5400; Metazoa - 54; Fungi - 0; Plants - 152; Viruses - 0; Other Eukaryotes - 3392 (source: NCBI BLink).), with amino-acid sequence MEKVVTLNHDLPLLHFPNSRKPFSIPSPILRISSFKRHKKRSCLASSSRLGFYTETKTVSESHGVIVDNSTIGRRLLGLAAAVSVAVSLSIFCDSPALAESLTIAFPVSRAREVTTVQRTLVEAWGLIRETFVDPTFNHQDWDFKLQQTMVEMFPLRSADAAYGKLKAMLSTLGDPFTRLITPKEYQSFRIGSDGNLQGVGLFINSEPRTGHLVVMSCVEGSPADRAGIHEGEELVEINGEKLDDVDSEAAAQKLRGRVGTFVTIKLKNVNGSGTDSGIREVKLPRDYIKLSPISSAIIPHTTPDGRLAKTGYVKLTAFSQTAASDMENAVHEMENQDVQSYILDLRNNPGGLVRAGLDVAQLWLDGDETLVYTIDREGVTSPINMINGHAVTHDPLVVLVNEGSASASEILAGALHDNGRAILVGNRTFGKGKIQSITELNDGSALFVTVAKYLSPSLHEIDQVGIAPDVQCTTGMIDSLTAEIVEKMNSSVPLLEADSCVMVAEHELEARRSNGTAS; translated from the exons ATGGAAAAAGTTGTAACCCTAAATCATGATCTACCTCTGTTACACTTCCCGAATTCTCGGAAACCCTTTTCGATTCCATCTCCGATTCTTCGGATTTCGAGCTTCAAGCGTCATAAGAAACGTTCTTGTCTTGCATCGTCTTCGCGTCTAGGGTTCTATACAGAGACCAAGACCGTTTCAGAGAGCCATGGTGTGATAGTTGACAACAGTACCATCGGAAGAAGATTGCTTGGTTTAGCCGCAGCCGTTTCAGTAGCGGTTTCTTTGTCGATCTTTTGTGATTCCCCGGCACTAGCTGAGTCTCTAACGATCGCTTTCCCTGTTTCACGTGCTCGTGAG GTTACTACAGTACAGAGAACTCTTGTGGAAGCTTGGGGTTTGATTAGAGAAACATTTGTTGATCCAACTTTTAATCATCAAG ATTGGGATTTTAAGTTGCAACAGACGATGGTGGAAATGTTTCCTCTAAGATCAGCAGATGCTGCTTATGGAAAGCTCAAAGCTATGCTCTCTACGCTTGGTGATCCCTTTACTCGACTCATTACCCCAAAG GAGTACCAAAGTTTCAGAATTGGCAGCGATGGAAATCTCCAAGGTGTTGGCCTTTTCATAAACTCAGAACCAAGAACAGGTCACCTG GTTGTTATGTCTTGCGTAGAAGGTAGCCCGGCAGATCGTGCTGGTATACATGAAGGCGAGGAGTTAGTCGAGATAAATG GTGAGAAATTAGATGATGTTGATAGTGAAGCAGCAGCACAGAAGCTGAGAGGCCGAGTTGGAACATTTGTTAccataaaacttaaaaat GTGAATGGATCAGGGACAGATTCTGGTATTAGAGAG GTCAAGTTACCTCGAGATTACATTAAGCTATCTCCAATATCCAGTGCTATAATCCCACATACAACACCTGATGGACGTTTAGCGAAGACAGGTTATGTCAAACTCACAGCGTTTTCACAG ACTGCAGCGTCCGATATGGAAAATGCGGTGCACGAGATGGAGAATCAGGATGTTCAGTCATACATTCTAGACCTAAGGAACAATCCG GGAGGTCTGGTTAGAGCTGGTCTTGATGTTGCACAATTATGGCTTGACGGAGATGAGACTCTTGTGTATACAATCGATCGAGAAGGGGTTACATCACCGATCAACATGATCAATGGACACGCTGTGACACATGATCCACTTGTTGTGCTT GTGAATGAAGGAAGTGCTAGTGCAAGTGAAATTTTGGCAGGTGCTTTACACGATAATGGTCGAGCTATACTTGTCGGTAACCGGACATTTGGGAAAGGGAAAATTCAA AGCATAACAGAGCTAAACGATGGGTCGGCTTTGTTTGTGACGGTGGCTAAGTATTTGTCTCCGTCTTTACACGAAATTGATCAAGTAGGGATTGCACCTGATGTACAGTGTACCACAGGTATGATCGATTCTTTGACCGCTGAGATAGTTGAGAAGATGAACAGTTCGGTTCCATTGCTTGAAGCAGACTCATGTGTTATGGTCGCTGAGCACGAACTTGAGGCTCGACGATCTAATGGAACAGCTTCTTGA
- a CDS encoding Peptidase S41 family protein, whose translation MVEMFPLRSADAAYGKLKAMLSTLGDPFTRLITPKEYQSFRIGSDGNLQGVGLFINSEPRTGHLVVMSCVEGSPADRAGIHEGEELVEINGEKLDDVDSEAAAQKLRGRVGTFVTIKLKNVNGSGTDSGIREVKLPRDYIKLSPISSAIIPHTTPDGRLAKTGYVKLTAFSQTAASDMENAVHEMENQDVQSYILDLRNNPGGLVRAGLDVAQLWLDGDETLVYTIDREGVTSPINMINGHAVTHDPLVVLVNEGSASASEILAGALHDNGRAILVGNRTFGKGKIQSITELNDGSALFVTVAKYLSPSLHEIDQVGIAPDVQCTTGMIDSLTAEIVEKMNSSVPLLEADSCVMVAEHELEARRSNGTAS comes from the exons ATGGTGGAAATGTTTCCTCTAAGATCAGCAGATGCTGCTTATGGAAAGCTCAAAGCTATGCTCTCTACGCTTGGTGATCCCTTTACTCGACTCATTACCCCAAAG GAGTACCAAAGTTTCAGAATTGGCAGCGATGGAAATCTCCAAGGTGTTGGCCTTTTCATAAACTCAGAACCAAGAACAGGTCACCTG GTTGTTATGTCTTGCGTAGAAGGTAGCCCGGCAGATCGTGCTGGTATACATGAAGGCGAGGAGTTAGTCGAGATAAATG GTGAGAAATTAGATGATGTTGATAGTGAAGCAGCAGCACAGAAGCTGAGAGGCCGAGTTGGAACATTTGTTAccataaaacttaaaaat GTGAATGGATCAGGGACAGATTCTGGTATTAGAGAG GTCAAGTTACCTCGAGATTACATTAAGCTATCTCCAATATCCAGTGCTATAATCCCACATACAACACCTGATGGACGTTTAGCGAAGACAGGTTATGTCAAACTCACAGCGTTTTCACAG ACTGCAGCGTCCGATATGGAAAATGCGGTGCACGAGATGGAGAATCAGGATGTTCAGTCATACATTCTAGACCTAAGGAACAATCCG GGAGGTCTGGTTAGAGCTGGTCTTGATGTTGCACAATTATGGCTTGACGGAGATGAGACTCTTGTGTATACAATCGATCGAGAAGGGGTTACATCACCGATCAACATGATCAATGGACACGCTGTGACACATGATCCACTTGTTGTGCTT GTGAATGAAGGAAGTGCTAGTGCAAGTGAAATTTTGGCAGGTGCTTTACACGATAATGGTCGAGCTATACTTGTCGGTAACCGGACATTTGGGAAAGGGAAAATTCAA AGCATAACAGAGCTAAACGATGGGTCGGCTTTGTTTGTGACGGTGGCTAAGTATTTGTCTCCGTCTTTACACGAAATTGATCAAGTAGGGATTGCACCTGATGTACAGTGTACCACAGGTATGATCGATTCTTTGACCGCTGAGATAGTTGAGAAGATGAACAGTTCGGTTCCATTGCTTGAAGCAGACTCATGTGTTATGGTCGCTGAGCACGAACTTGAGGCTCGACGATCTAATGGAACAGCTTCTTGA